TGCGTTGAGCTTGCCGGTGTTGATGGTGGACTTCTCGGTGCTGGTGGCGGCCAGGGCACGGAGGTAGTAGGTGGTTTTCAGACCACGGTACCAGGCCATGCGGTAGGTCACGTCCAGCTTCTTGCCCGAGGCGCCGGCGATGTACAGGTTCAGCGACTGAGCCTGGTCGATCCACTTCTGGCGACGGCTGGCGGCGTCGACGATCCACTTGGTTTCCACTTCGAAGGCGGTGGCGTACAGGTCTTTCAGGTCCTGCGGGATGCGCTCGATCTGCTGCACGGAGCCGTCGTAGTACTTCAGGTCGTTGACCATGACCGGGTCCCACAGGCCACGGTTCTTCAGGTCGCGAACCAGGTAGGGGTTGATCACGGTGAATTCGCCGGAGAGGTTCGATTTCACGTACAGGTTCTGGTAGGTCGGCTCGATCGACTGCGACACGCCAATGATGTTGGAGATGGTCGCGGTCGGCGCGATGGCCATGATGTTCGAGTTGCGGATGCCTTTCTTCACGCGCTCGCGGATCGGCGCCCAGTCCAGGGTCTCGGACAGGTCGACGTCGATGTACTTCTGGCCGCGGGCTTCGATCAGGATCTGCTGGGAGTCCAGTGGCAGGATGCCTTTGCTCCACAGCGAGCCTTCGAAGGTGCTGTAGGCGCCGCGCTCTTCGGCCAGATCACAGGAAGCCTGGATGGCGTAGTAGCTGATCGCTTCCATGGAGCGGTCGGCGAACTCGATGGCCGCGTCGGAGCCGTAGGCGATGTGCTGCAGGTACAGGGCGTCCTGGAAGCCCATCAGGCCGAGGCCGACCGGACGGTGCTTGAGGTTGGAGTTACGCGCCTGCGGCACGCTGTAGTAGTTGATGTCGATGACGTTGTCGAGCATGCGCACGGCGGTCTTCACGGTGCGGCCGAGTTTCTCGATGTCCAGCTTGCCGTCGACGATGTGGTTGACCAGGTTGACCGAACCCAGGTTGCAGACGGCGATCTCGTCGGCATTGGTGTTCAGGGTGATCTCGGTGCACAGGTTGGAGCTGTGGACCACGCCCACGTGCTGCTGCGGGCTGCGCAGGTTGCACGGGTCCTTGAAGGTCAGCCACGGGTGGCCGGTCTCGAACAGCATCGAGAGCATCTTGCGCCACAGGTCCTTGGCCTGGACGGTCTTGTACAGCTTGATCTTGCCGTACTCGATCAGGGCTTCGTAGTACTCGTAGCGCTCCTCGAAGGCCTTGCCGGTCAGGTCGTGCAGGTCCGGTACTTCGGATGGCGAGAACAGGGTCCACTTGCCGTCTTCGAAGACGCGCTTCATGAACAGGTCCGGAATCCAGTTGGCGGTGTTCATGTCGTGGGTACGACGACGGTCGTCACCGGTGTTCTTGCGCAGTTCGAGGAATTCCTCGATGTCCATGTGCCAGGTTTCCAGGTAGGCGCAGACCGCGCCCTTGCGCTTGCCGCCCTGGTTCACGGCCACGGCGGTGTCGTTGACTACTTTCAGGAAGGGTACGACGCCTTGGGATTTGCCGTTGGTGCCCTTGATGTAGGAGCCCAGCGCGCGCACCGGAGTCCAGTCGTTGCCCAGGCCGCCGGCGAATTTGCTCAGCATGGCGTTGTCGTGGATGGCGCCGTAGATGCCCGACAGGTCGTCCGGCACGGTGGTCAGGTAGCAGGAGGACAGCTGCGGACGCAGGGTGCCGGCGTTGAACAGGGTCGGGGTCGACGCCATGTAGTCGAACGAGGACAGCAGGTTGTAGAACTCGATGGCGCGGTCTTCCTTCTGCGGCTCTTCGATGGCCAGGCCCATGGCCACGCGCATGAAGAACACCTGCGGCAGTTCGAAGCGGATGCCGTCCTTGTGGATGAAGTAGCGGTCGTACAGGGTCTGCAGGCCGAGGTAGGTGAACTGCTGGTCACGCTCGTGGTTGATGGCGCGGCCCAGTTTCTCCAGGTCGAATTCCTTCAGCTTGGCGTCCAGCAGCTCGAACTCCACGCCTTTCTCGACGTAGGCGGGCAGGGCCTTGGCGTACAGGTCGGCCATTTCGTGGTGAGTGGCGCTGCCGGCGATGCCGAGGAAGCCCAGGGCTTCGGAGCGGATGTTGTCCATCAGCAGACGGGCGGTGACATAGCTGTAGTTCGGCTCACGCTCGACCAGGGTACGGGCGGTCATCACCAGGGCGGTGTTGACGTCCTTCTCGGCCACGCCGTCGTACAGGTTCTTCAGGGTTTCGCGCTCGATCAGCGAGCCGTCGACTTCGGCCAGGCCTTCGCAGGCCTCGCGGATGATGGTCTGCAGGCGGCCCATGTCCAGCGGCTGCAGTTCGCCAGCGGCGTTGGTGATGCGGATGCTCGGGTGCGGCTGG
The sequence above is drawn from the Pseudomonas sp. Z8(2022) genome and encodes:
- a CDS encoding ribonucleoside-diphosphate reductase subunit alpha, translated to MHTDTTRENPQAVAPQAAESSQDLAATAPGQLRVIKRNGTVVPYTDDKITVAITKAFLAVEGGTAAASSRIHDTVARLTEQVTATFKRRMPSGGTIHIEEIQDQVELALMRAGEQKVARDYVIYREAQASKRKASAGSEIAQPHPSIRITNAAGELQPLDMGRLQTIIREACEGLAEVDGSLIERETLKNLYDGVAEKDVNTALVMTARTLVEREPNYSYVTARLLMDNIRSEALGFLGIAGSATHHEMADLYAKALPAYVEKGVEFELLDAKLKEFDLEKLGRAINHERDQQFTYLGLQTLYDRYFIHKDGIRFELPQVFFMRVAMGLAIEEPQKEDRAIEFYNLLSSFDYMASTPTLFNAGTLRPQLSSCYLTTVPDDLSGIYGAIHDNAMLSKFAGGLGNDWTPVRALGSYIKGTNGKSQGVVPFLKVVNDTAVAVNQGGKRKGAVCAYLETWHMDIEEFLELRKNTGDDRRRTHDMNTANWIPDLFMKRVFEDGKWTLFSPSEVPDLHDLTGKAFEERYEYYEALIEYGKIKLYKTVQAKDLWRKMLSMLFETGHPWLTFKDPCNLRSPQQHVGVVHSSNLCTEITLNTNADEIAVCNLGSVNLVNHIVDGKLDIEKLGRTVKTAVRMLDNVIDINYYSVPQARNSNLKHRPVGLGLMGFQDALYLQHIAYGSDAAIEFADRSMEAISYYAIQASCDLAEERGAYSTFEGSLWSKGILPLDSQQILIEARGQKYIDVDLSETLDWAPIRERVKKGIRNSNIMAIAPTATISNIIGVSQSIEPTYQNLYVKSNLSGEFTVINPYLVRDLKNRGLWDPVMVNDLKYYDGSVQQIERIPQDLKDLYATAFEVETKWIVDAASRRQKWIDQAQSLNLYIAGASGKKLDVTYRMAWYRGLKTTYYLRALAATSTEKSTINTGKLNAVSAGGDEGFSAKAQAPAQQAAPAPAPVPKACAIDEPDCEACQ